The Desulfovibrio sp. X2 genome segment ACGGCCGGGGACGGCAAGCCCGCCGCGCAGGATGCGGCCGCGGGAGGCCGGCAGGCCAAGGGCGCCGTGGGCAAGGGCAAGGTGCCCGTGACCGTGGCCACGGCCAGGCGCAGCGACTTCCCCATCGAACTCAAGGCCGTGGGCACGGTCGAGGCCAGCGCCACCGTGGGCATCAAGTCCCGCGTCGAGGGCGAGCTGGTCAAGGTCCACTTCGTGGAGGGCCAGGAGGTCAAGAAGGGCGACCTGCTCTTCACCATCGACCCGCGCCCGCTGCAGGCCAGCCTCGAGCAGGCCAGGGCCAACCTCGAGCGCAACAAGGCGCTCCTGACCAAGGCCGAGGAGGACTACCGGCGCTACCAGGAGCTCGAGCGGCAGAAGATCATCAGCCAGGAGCAGTTCGAGCAGATTTTCTCGACCCTCGCGGCGCTCAAGGCCACGGTGCGGGCCGACGAGGCCACCGTGGACAACGCCCGCGTGCAGCTCGAGTACACCTCCATCCGCTCGCCCATCTCGGGCCGCGTGGGCAGGCTGCTCTCCGACATGGGCAACATGATCAAGGCCAACGCCGACAACCCCATGGTCACCATCGTGCAGATGGAGCCGGTCTACGTGACCTTCGCCGTGCCCGAGGAGCGCCTCGTGGACGTACTGAAGGCCATGCGCGCCGGACCGGTCACGGTCCTGGCCCAGGCCGCGGAGGCGGGCGTTCAGCCCGAGAAGGGCGCGCTCTTCTTCGTGGACAACCAGGTGGACCGCAAGACCGGGACCATCACGCTCAAGGGCGAGTTCGACAACAAGAACCGCCTGCTTTGGCCCGGCCGCTTCGTCACCGTCACGCTCGGCCTGGGCATGATCAAGGATGCGGTCGTCGTGCCCTCGCGGGCCGTGCAGACCGGGCTCGACGGCCAGTACATCTGGACCGTGGACGCGAACGGCGAGGCCGGAATCCGCAACGTGACCACCGGACGCAGGTCCGATTCCGAGACCGTGGTCCTCTCCGGCATCGAGGCCGGAGA includes the following:
- a CDS encoding efflux RND transporter periplasmic adaptor subunit, with the protein product MNRKAAYAIRTVALLGAAALLLWALPHMMGAPGGTAGDGKPAAQDAAAGGRQAKGAVGKGKVPVTVATARRSDFPIELKAVGTVEASATVGIKSRVEGELVKVHFVEGQEVKKGDLLFTIDPRPLQASLEQARANLERNKALLTKAEEDYRRYQELERQKIISQEQFEQIFSTLAALKATVRADEATVDNARVQLEYTSIRSPISGRVGRLLSDMGNMIKANADNPMVTIVQMEPVYVTFAVPEERLVDVLKAMRAGPVTVLAQAAEAGVQPEKGALFFVDNQVDRKTGTITLKGEFDNKNRLLWPGRFVTVTLGLGMIKDAVVVPSRAVQTGLDGQYIWTVDANGEAGIRNVTTGRRSDSETVVLSGIEAGDRVIVDGQLRVTPGAPLEILDAPGQSSLASPDGGTLTPAGSPS